In Roseiconus lacunae, the following proteins share a genomic window:
- a CDS encoding IS110 family transposase, translating into MKILALDLGKFNSVCCLYDSNTRNTKFLTTPTKREQLQSIFENEGKLTELVVMESCGPSGWINDLAVSLGLSTLVCSTNEEAWRWANVKRKTDKDDALNPSV; encoded by the coding sequence ATGAAAATTCTCGCCCTTGACCTCGGAAAATTCAACTCCGTTTGTTGTCTTTACGACTCAAATACTCGAAACACCAAATTTCTCACCACCCCCACCAAACGCGAGCAGCTACAGAGCATCTTCGAAAACGAAGGCAAGCTCACCGAACTCGTCGTCATGGAATCCTGCGGGCCATCAGGCTGGATCAATGATCTCGCCGTCTCACTGGGACTCAGCACCCTGGTCTGCTCGACCAACGAAGAGGCTTGGCGATGGGCGAACGTTAAACGAAAAACTGACAAGGATGACGCCCTCAACCCGAGTGTGTGA
- a CDS encoding phage integrase N-terminal SAM-like domain-containing protein produces the protein MSKSNNRRSHSQNDPQRGAYFPEKLRQKLSEDLQLSGMSQRTHHGYIRAIRQLSDLAKKSPDKITEHQLRQFFLHLKNDRGFAYAWSLSPSIRCCCHADHCKSTSKRAMDDRQNAHDREKANVIGEANRIGSRTHESYAPEPPRIKLVR, from the coding sequence ATGTCCAAGTCTAACAATCGCAGATCTCATTCGCAAAATGATCCTCAGCGTGGTGCCTACTTTCCTGAAAAACTACGCCAGAAACTCAGCGAAGACCTCCAGCTTTCCGGAATGTCCCAGCGGACGCATCATGGCTACATCCGCGCCATCCGGCAGCTCTCTGACTTGGCTAAGAAGTCCCCCGACAAGATCACTGAACATCAACTTCGACAGTTCTTCTTACACCTCAAGAATGACCGTGGCTTTGCCTACGCGTGGTCGCTGTCACCTTCGATCCGATGCTGCTGCCACGCGGACCACTGCAAGTCGACTTCAAAAAGGGCAATGGATGATCGACAAAATGCCCACGACCGTGAAAAAGCTAACGTCATCGGGGAGGCGAACAGGATCGGTTCGCGCACACACGAGTCATACGCACCGGAACCGCCAAGAATCAAGTTGGTCAGATAA